A stretch of DNA from Triticum dicoccoides isolate Atlit2015 ecotype Zavitan chromosome 2A, WEW_v2.0, whole genome shotgun sequence:
TGTCAGATTAATTGGCTATTGCGCAGATGGTGATCAGCGCCTCCTCGtttatgagtatatgttattgGGATCGTTAGAAAATCATCTGCATGGTATGCTTCTCATTGTATGGTTTCCTGTCCTATAAAAATAATTCTCAGTGGTTGATTGCAATTGGTATTTTTACATATTACCAGTATCTTgatatttactccctccgttccgatttactcgtcgtggttttagttcaaatttgaactaaaaccacgacgagtaaatcagaacggagggagtagttggctTGAGCTTCATAAAGAACATGCAAGAGCAACAACTTCTATACATGTATAGGTGTggtaaatatgcaaaaaaaaaaaaccctTATACGATGAGGATATCACATGGCTAACATATACAACTCTATAAAAACAGATAGTGGTCCTATTATTTCAGCTCCCTTAAGGGCCAAATCACAAACAATTTCAGCTTCAGTTTCAGAATTTTCAACTTGATTTATTACCAGTTACATTTGACATCTTAGTTATTCGCCATCCGAAACCTTTTCTAGAACCCTTAAGAAAAAATATACACGTTGTTCATCCCCTCAACAAGAAATTGTCATCCATATTTCTTCTTTTGTACTAACTCATGGATCGCTCTCTGGACAGACCGCCCACCAGACAGGGAGCCCCTTGATTGGAATGCAAGGATGAGGATAGCTGTCGGTGCAGCGAAAGGTTTGGAGTACCTGCATGATAAGGCAAATCCACCGGTCATATATAGAGATTTCAAACCATCAAATATTCTTCTGAGCGAAGATTATTACCCGAAGCTGTCTGACTTTGGGCTTGCTAAACTTGGCCCTGTTGGTGAAAACACTCATGTATCAACAAGAGTTATGGGAACGTATGGCTATTGCGCTCCTGAATATGCGATGACAGGGCAGTTGACAGTAAAGTCTGATGTTTACAGTTTTGGTGTTGTGTTCCTTGAACTTGTTACAGGTCGGAGAGCCATTGATCACACCAAGCCTGATGGGGAGTCAAATCTTGTTGCATGGGTACGCTCAACCGCACTAAGTTACCTCCCATCAGTTTTAGTGTAGAGGAGATGGACATTTTTCTCATTTCTTCATAGGTGCCAAGTGTCTGATCCATATAAATTGCAGGCTCGCCCGATGTTCAGAGACCGTCGAAAGTTCTGCCAGATGGCCGACCCGTTGCTGCAAGGCCGGTATCCCAAGAGGGGTTTGTACCAGGCTTTAGCCGTTGCAGCAATGTGTTTGCAGGAGAAAGCGGCGTCCCGGCCCCTCATAGGGGACATTGTCACTGCACTTTCTTATCTAGCTTCCCAACATTATGATCCGAAAAGCTGTAGGACCTGCCCGTCTACCCCAAGGGCGAAAGCACACCGACGGACAACCAGTTGTGTTCCTGATGCTCAACGTGCAGCTGACACGCTTAACTGGGACGCCGTGGACTTGAGGAGAAAGGAGGCTAGAGGAGGGGAGTTTGAAGAGGATCTCAGTGAAGGCTGCTGCAGTGGCAGTAGCTCTGGGAGGAATGATGGCCTGGATGTGCCAGTACTGCTTGCCTTGCACAGTGGGAAGTCTTACAGTGAAGCTGATAGAGATCGCAAGTCTGCTGTCAAGGTCGATGCCCACGAGAAACTGAGAGCAGACCCTGGCAAATATAGCAGGCAGGTTTGAATTTGATGGCCAATACGAACGGGCAGTGTTGCCGTTAATTTTGCCAGGCATCTTCACACCTGCATTGGTGACGGGTGAGTGCTTCTCTGTGGTTCAGACCAGCATTTTTCTCTCAGCCAGGCTTGTGTTTCCCCACTCCTGGTGACCATACATTACACTCCATGGGTTTTTGTTGTTTCTACTGAACACTTATCACATACCGTATTGCGAAAGGGAGACGCTGTTCAACTGCTGGGAATCTGTCTCCCAGGATGCCTGCTTCGATCAATAACAGCGTCACTCGACGTATAGTAGATCACCCACTTTGTATTTATCGGCTAGGATAAGGTTTTCTTTGGTTTTTGGTATTGCCATATATGTTTGTGCATCGAAAAAGAGTTGTCTTGTAAGTAAATCCTGATATTAGAGGATTTTTCCTTTTGTCCATACCTTGTAAGAATGTATAAAAGGAATGATGATCTGTAGAGGATATATCACAATCAGGCATGGTTGTACAGACTAAAGTAAACGATATACAAGTTTTTTGGAGTGTAAATATGAATGTTTTTCGTTCTAACTGCTGTGAAAGGTAGCCAAATACTGGAATCTGAATAAACAACTATTCAGAGAAGAATTTGCCTCTTTTTCTCAAGTGTGGGTCAGATTTCAGATTAGAATTCTATGACACATCTAATAGACATTTCATGGCAATGTTCtcaatttattttgctttatttcccAGATTCGCGACATCTGTATAGATATCTGCATGGCTATTGTATTTTTTACAAGATGCAAACACAGAGACGGATCTTTCGTGCATCCGACAAGAGTTTACACTCTAGAGCCTATAATTCGTGTCTACATTCCTACATATTCACAGGCTATGAAAGAACAATGTACAACCCAATCTGAATGAAATTCCCCAACTGAAGCCCCCCTTCTTCAAGAGAAAGAAAAGGCGCCATCTTCTGCACTAAATTGGTGTTAACAAGATGCTGTATGCTATCTGGAACTGCTCCAGTCTGTCTGCATGCTATTCTCGACAATGGAGACCTCGATGGCGTGCTTTGTCATGATGATGTTGCTGCTGAGATGCTTACGTAATCGCTCAACGCTTTGTGCTGTGATGATTCTGCAGGTGCTCCAGTCATCTGATTCCATGTCTACTCCCAGGTATGTGAAATGGTCCTGAATGCTCAGGCTCAATATGGAGAGGCACCTAGTAAGACGATAGATGGGGATATTGTTAGAACTAGGAGCTAAAGAGACAGGCAGTTGAGCTGCAAGGAAGGTCTGTGCTCTGTAAAAACCTGCAGCAGTTTGGGTCTTCGCCGCTGGCATCACATATCTGTTCCGTTGTGTTGCCATCAGATTCGTCGATCCATACCTAAAATATGAGCAAGGACTAAGCATAACACAGCGATAAAGGCTTCCTGGGAGTTGGAAAGCATATTTACAAGTTTGTGCCCAAGGTATACCTCTCTTGGGAAGTGGTGGTACGTCAGTTTGGAAAGAAAGGAGAAATAAGGTGGCAAATGCGGCACAATATCATGTCCGTGTACCAGTCGAATTGTGTTTGGTACATATTTGGCAAAGTAGGAGGCGAAAACAGCATTGCCAACACGAGGCTGTCCGAAAGTCATGAGTTGAACATTGTCGCTTCCGAGCTTGATCTGTGGATAGAGTTTGAAGGGAAAAATCAATAGCTTACTTAATAACAAGCCTCAAATTTTAGAGTGCTGGTGTTAGGAATTTGATACAAGACcacaatttatttattttttttcgagaaaacgcaaaagaGTTGCGTTTCATTGCATTGAACAGGAAGACATCAGGGGTACAACCTCCAGAAAGGAGGGACACACAcacgcgcacgcgcacacacacacacacgaccgTCCTCACCAAGTGACTAAGCTAGGTGAGGAGGTGCCCTCAACTACAGACACGCAACGACATTAGGCCTCGCCCAGCCTTGCCTCCAGCCAAAATGGCGAAGCACCGAGACTCGGAGCAACAGGGCAGCATCACTGCCATTGCCAGGCACTTCCAGGGACGAATGCAGCTTCAGGACCGCCCAAGCCGACGTACCTCGCACCCATGTGCCTAGAGAGTCGGCGGGTGAAAAGCAGGGTCTGATTGGAACTGGTGTAGCATTCAttggggagcgccggcgcaggcaaaCGTTGCGACCTGCTCCTTGTGTAGCAGTCTACGCCAGAGCGATGCATCGCCAACCACTATCTGCCGCATCAAGTACTCCACTTGCAGCCAAAGCAGCGCCATCAAGAGGGGAACGGCGTTGAGACGCCGCCGCTGCCCAGTCCGGGAGGCCGGACCTAGGATTTCTCCCGGTGCTCGAGGAGGAGGTCTGGTCAGGGTCATGCCAACGCCTCCAAGGAGGTGACGGCACCCTCAGGGCGTCGCCGTTGACAGCGCAGGCCGTCGCCGCGCGGGGATTTCGCCCCGACCCAAGGACGAAGACCTCAGATGCAATGGCAGACCGGGCATGGCGAAGAATCGTCGGAGAAGACCAACACACATGGGGGAAGCCTAGAAACGTTGTCGTCGCAGGAGTGAGCACCGACCAGCGCAGCTCCAGCAGGCCGGCCACCGCCGGGAGCGCGTCCAGCAGGCAGCAGCAGCCAcccgcaccgcgccgccgccgcgctggcccgcagcctccgccaccaggATCCGCCGGGGCACAGCGGAGCAGCAACCGTCAAGGTCGCCGCGCGCGTGCTTACTAACCCAGCGGCAACCGCCGGCGGCGGCCGGGAGGGgtgggaggagggagaggggtgggTGGGGGCAGAGTGATTGTCGCCGGCCTGGGCGGGCTCGTGCGGCCCAGATCTGGGCGCCCTCAACTCTGCCGCACGCATCAGCTGCCGGCGGCCGCCATGGCAGCGCCACCGCGCACGCAGTCCACGCCATCTCGACCTCCCCGCGAGCAGACGGCCGCCCACCGCGCCACCGCGCGCTCCCGCCGCTCCAGCGCGCCCAGCAGCAGCGCGCGAGCACACGAacgagggccccgccgccgccgtccaccggTGAGGGCTTTGCCCGCCGGCATCCTCCGGCGACGGTGAGGGGAAGGAGGGGAAGGAGGGGAGcctgggcggcggctagggtttcgcctCCCGAGTCGCCCCTGGGAGCGACGCGGGGGCTCTGAAATAATGTTTTTTGACCACAATTTATATAACCTGGAAGGAATTAAGAGTCTGGACATTGAATGTATTTGTGAAACATTGGATCTTGTGTACTTACAGCAAGATCGAGTGCACAGAAGGCAGCCATAGCTCCTCCCATTGAGTGCCCTGTGACTATGACGCCGATATCCCCATATGTCTTTCTTGCCTTGTGCACAGCACTTGTGATAGCTAGACGCAAAATTGTATTATTATAGGAGGAGAAAAATCCACTGTGCACCTTTAACCAGAGTAGTAGAAAGTCTTTTAGCAAAAAGGTGCAtctgcctttcctttttttctcttttaagAAAGTATAAACAGCTTATTGGCAATAACCTTTGCATTTGGCATGTCTGGATAGCTTAGATCAAGCTGCTTCCATACCAAGTCCTTGATCCAATTCTGCACACTGAGCAAGCAAATTTAAAACATAAAGGACATGTGACTCAAGAAATCAGAATAGTAACACATAAAGCATACTGGTTTAACTGGGAATACTAGAAGCACATGCAATTTGATTAGTACCTGTTCTCTTGAGTCCCTCTGATTGCAACTATTATGGCATTTAGATTGTGATCTACACCGACAAATGCCTGTCACATTGTTCACCCGTAGAATGGCAGGTAAAAGGAAGGCCATATCATGAAAAGTTCAGTACACTTGATAAGAAATATGCCGGAAATTTATGAAAACTTAAAATGGAGTGTGTTAAGATAGGAACCTGCAAGCAGTTCTCCACATCAACAATTAGAGACCTCATCTCGAAGTCCTATTTCAGAAGTAGGTGAATGTATAAATAAGAAAGGACAGATTCTATAAGCTGTATAGTTGACGGGCTGCTGCATATGACACCCAACCAACCATTGGCGAGCATCTTGATAGATCCCTTACTGTTTGAACAGTTATAATTTCAGGAAAACAAATAAGCACCCCTAGATAGATATGAATGGAAGAGAACAGTTGGAGGGTTTCTTACTTGAGTCAAGTCATTGCATCTTGAGCATGTCCATGTATACAAAGCTGTTAAATCTGTCATATACACCTGCAGACAGTATTTAGTTAATTTGACTTAACAAGATTCAAGACAAAGACGAACTAAAGCTCCCATTTAGAAAGCATGACATGCATTTAATGCAATAATGAGAATAAGTTCAACTTACAGCTGAAGCATACTCCACGATGGTCTTAGCAAGAGTATGATCATATATAAGACTCTGATCATGATTCTTGACAGAGAACTCTGCGATAATGAAAACAGTTAGTTTATTAGCATATTAAATGGTGCAATCCTGAACACAAGTGCAGAAGATCAATTTCAGATATAAGAAGATGCCAAAGCAGATGGACAAACATTTACGCCAAGAAAAACAAAATTGAACAAACTGAAAGCAAACAAAATAGATGACCCCAATTGATTTTTGCCTGTCATATATGGCAGCTTTTAGCACAAGTTCACTTTGATTAAGTTTGTGCATataatatctgacggatagaacaaAAGTAAGTTCTAATTACCAGGAGAGGTTAAGCATGAACGGGTGACAGCCAAGTTAAAAGGGCATAGGTGATTCAATTTCACCTATTCTCATGTCCTGAAGGCTGAAACCACTTATATTCACAAATCACAAATCCACCTAGAGCAAGTGGATAACTGAAAATATTGCAGTGATATGAGTATATGACAGACAAAATCAGTTGGGGGCCTTATCAAATAGGAGTATTAGGTTAAGTGCCATATGTTGTACACGCACTAGATCTGTCAAGCCAAGCTCCAAAAGAATCTATGATGGTCTTTTGCTGTGAATCACTGAACATAATGCTTAGATATGGCAGCTAAAGATCAATTGGGGGCATCATGGGTGATGCTAGTGGAATCCCCAGAGCAAGTCAAGCTCCACAACAGTACAATGGTTCTTTGCCGCCACGGTTCATCAACTCGTTCTTCTTAATTCAACCCTTTTATTTTCTGGACATGACCAACCATATGCAACCAGAACTTCATTTTGTTAACAAGGGACCAGGTAGGTTCCAACTGCCAGCCACCTAATTTCCTTTTCTGTCCACACAAAGATGGTACAACTTTCTCCAGATGTTTGGATACAACCCCCAAGGCCCCAGCCACAACAACAAGAAGTGCATTCAATTAGTTCAGTTGTAGGCCAGTGTGCGGCTAACAGGCAATCAGAACTTGGGGAAATTTACAGGGAGCAGGGCAATTTCGTCAGTGCCATAGCTGCCCCCTTTCTCTCCCTGCATGATTACACCTTTTGAAATGCCTGCGTGTGCACTGATATTCGTCTATGCTTTCTCCAATCATGGCAGTCAGAATGAATTCAGTAAACAGCCCAATCGCTACTGAATTAGTTAACGCGTTCTTGGAATTCATTTGAGGAAAACTTAGAACAGTTAcccaacaaaaaaaaagaaagataATCGAGGTCATACCTCTTCTGCCATGACAAGCCGAGAGCAGCAGGAGCACCAGGGCCAGCACGGCGACCCGCCTCCGTCGCTCCATGAACCTGCAGGGCGCATCTCCATGGATGAGACTACCATCACACCGACAAGAGAGTAGAAAACAGCTGTGGGAGCTGAGTGGGGAATCCTCGGGAGCATCGAAATGCGGAGGCAGAAAATGAAGGATAAATGGGCGGCGTCCAGGACCAAATTGACGAAAACCGAGCTTGGATTTGGCGACTCGTGAGCAGAACAAGAAGGGGAGAGAAGGAGGGAGTTTAGGGGAGGGTGATTTGGTACCTCGGCGGCGGCTGGAAATGGGTAGGAAGAAGGTGAGGTGAGATTGGACTGGAgctggaggggagggggaggcaggaAGCGGATGGCCGTCGCTGAGCTCTATTAATGCGGCGCGGAAAGGACGATGGAAAAGGAGAATCGAAAATTGCTATTGGAGCCTCAGCTCATCTGCTTCCCTATAAATACGGACTAGTAAATTCGAAAAAGAATATATGAATTGCTACTATTTGGGCGTCGAATATGCTCGGGTGCTCGTGTGGAATTCCATTCCAAGATGACATCCGTGGTTCTTTGAAAATTAAAAGTAAAATGCCTATTTTCGAAGCTTTAGATTGTATCTTTGTTTTTGGAGCTTCCCAATATCACCCCATGAAATTTTGCGTGCATCTAGGACACTTGCATTTTCGGCGctatatattttttttaaaaaaattgaacctTTAAACCATTTATTTTTCTACTTTACTATTTACTACTCCATCCGTTCTATAatatagtgcatatagatttttaaAAAGGTCACCAAGTTATTAGAGATAACTATTTATGTTACGATACCAAATATACTTTcttcgtccaaaaatacttgttatCAAAATAGATAAAAAGTGATGTATCTAGAAGTTTTTCTTATCAAAATGGATACcaaatatactcccttcgttcgaaaacactttttatccattttgatgacaagtattttcgaacggagggagtataaagtaTGAAAGTTCATCCTGTAATGAGTCGAATGAAATAagtttggtattctagatgtaaatgtttttctgtgCAAATTTGATCAAAGTTTGTGATGCTTGACTTTAAAAAGAATATAGACACTACATTATCGAACAAAAGGGAGCACTATCCCCGTtcgcaaatataagatgttttaaccTTTTTCCGAATCAGATGTATGTAGacacattttagtgtgtttgttgaCTCATTTCGATCtatatgttatttatattaaaatatttaaaatatacTCCCGCCGTCTCGTAATACGAGTATAAGATTGTGAACGGAGTTTTTTTTAGAGAAATTGTGAACGGAGTTTGTGGATGAGCTCGAGCTGCAAAATGCCGTCGTCAAAAAGAGCGTGCTGCTTGTTAGCTGTTTGCCTCGGCGAGAAGAGAGGAAAGGGAATATGCCCCGGCCCCCCCTCCGCAGCTCCCTTCTCTGATGCCGATCCTCCGGTTATGCTGTTGAGGTCCGGCACGGTAGGGGGCCCCAAACCGTAATCTTTTATCCCGACCGCTAATATGAAAATGAAGAAATACTGGAGGGTTTAGCGTCCCCCGGAGGAATCCAGCGCCTTCACGCCAATGATGAGTTCAACAGCGACCTCTTCAGCCTTTGGTTCTCGGGTGCAAGATGATCGAGCGATCGACCCTAGTGGTTCCCATATTTTATCCTTTTCTTTCCTCAGTGAACGCGTTTTTATCTTCGCGACCAGCAGCCGTGGTTGCTGACACACAAGGACAAGGTTACGGTCTGTCGCGGAAGCGGTTACGTGCGGGGTCTCAACTGAGCTGCGGGGGTGAATTTTCTTGCCGGAAAGGAAGAAAGCCAGCCGGCGGCATCGTGTTACGTAGAGGAACCACGCCGGAGCACGTACGGCCGCGATCGTCGCGCGCGCGCGAGAGAGGAGGATTGGGAGAGGCCGTGCGTTGACTGGACTGGAGGAGGCGAGGCGGCGGTGCAGGGGCGTCCTCGGCACGTGCTGCCGCCGGTGCAGCTGGACCGCCGCGTGGCGCGGAGGAGAAGCGTCGCCGGCTACGGGTGCGGCGCCGCCGCCACGCGTGAATAGAAATGCGATTAATAACTGGTTGCACCAAGATTCGGCCACTCGGGACCGGTGCCCGCAGTGACATGGCTTGGATCGGGGAGTATCTACAACCACAGCTAGCAAAATCCGCACTCAAACAATCGTTTCAACAATCAGATACACCATTCGCAAATCATCAAATCCATATGATTACTAGCAACATAAAACTAGTCCAAATTTCCGTCGGTGACCGTCCTTGTTGTTACGGCCGTGTCCATGTCCAGCGGCCGGATGCGCCCCTTGAAGTGTTGTTGCAGTCGCCGGTGAGGTAGAATAGGACATGGGACACGCACCGGCTCACGGGGCTCGAGGTGTCGctgtctcccatgccctactctttctCATCGGAGTCCATGCCTCGCACGTCGTCGGTGGATGTGAGTCCGCCATGTCGTAGCCAGCCACGTCCACCACGCCCTGGTGCGGGGAAAGGGGTTGTTGGGCACCATACGCGGGGACTTAGAGTGCGACTCGGCCTTGCCGACATCTGCCGCGGCCTCCCACGCCCGCTGCCTCGCATGATAGGCACGCCATGACATATTTGCTTCAGAAGTGAAGTGACTGTGCACCTACGACTTGGCTCACCAACAGAGGGGCTACGCATCTGCCACGGCGTTCGAGCGCCAAACGGACTGCACCGGCTCCAGTGAGGCAGCGACGACTGCCTTGAGGCCGAATCCATGCGCCATTTGGTCGGGCGCAATAGATTCCTGCCAGATGGAGTCTCAGCGTTGCCGTCGAGCGGACCCTCCCCCAGTGGCGGAACACAAGGCAAACGGTCATCTCCTCCTCGAGGCTGTGTGGACGAGCTCCGGGGAAGCTTCGTGGGCGGAAGGTGGTGGACTAGAGAGGAGTGAAGTCGGGTCAAATGCGGCTAGGTTTTCGTCTGGAGTCATGTGGGTTGGGTGAGCCACCGTAGGCCGGATCCTACATGGCGAACGTGTCTGGGCGTCCCCATATCCACCCCGGATATGACCTGGATATGGGGAGTGTCGTTCAATCCGTgcgttttgttggaaatatgctctagaggcaataataaaatggttattattatatttccttattcatgataattgtctattgttcatgctataattgtattatccggaaatcgtgatacatgtgtgaatacatagaccacaacatgtccctagtgagcctctagttgactagctcgttgatcaacagatggtcatggtttccagactatggacattggatgtcattgataacgggatcacatcgttaggagaatatgtgatggacaagacccaatcctaagcatagcgcaagatcgtgtagttcgttgatcaacagatggtcatggtttccagactatgaacattggatgtcattgataacgggatcacatcgttaggagaatgatgtgatggacaagacccaatcctaagcatagcgcaagatcgtgtagttcgtctgctaaagcttttctaatgtcaagtatcttttccttagaccatgagattgtgcaacttccggatactgtaggaatactttgggtgtgccaaacgtcacaacgtaactgggtggctataaaggtgcactacagttatctccgaaagtgtctgttgggttgacacgaatcgagactgggatttgtcactccgtatgacggagaggtatctctgggcccactcggtaagacatcatcgtaatgagctcaatgtgactaagggttgatcacgggatgatgtgttgcggaacgagtaaagtgacttgacggtaacgagattgaacgaggtattgggataccgacgatcgaatctcaggcaagtaacgtaccgattgacaaagggaattgtatacgggattgcttgaatcctcgacatcgtggttcatccgatgagatcatcgtggaacatgtgggagccaacatgggtatccagatcccgctgttggttattggccggagag
This window harbors:
- the LOC119353386 gene encoding probable serine/threonine-protein kinase PBL7 isoform X1, whose translation is MSCFPCSGSSGKAGEDAAALSPSPRPSAAKPAPDRYNSRSSSSVRRGGSAPHGPAKIFTFRELAIATKNFRKDCLLGEGGFGRVYKGHMENGQQVIAVKQLDRNGFQGNREFLVEVLMLSLLHHPNLVRLIGYCADGDQRLLVYEYMLLGSLENHLHDRPPDREPLDWNARMRIAVGAAKGLEYLHDKANPPVIYRDFKPSNILLSEDYYPKLSDFGLAKLGPVGENTHVSTRVMGTYGYCAPEYAMTGQLTVKSDVYSFGVVFLELVTGRRAIDHTKPDGESNLVAWARPMFRDRRKFCQMADPLLQGRYPKRGLYQALAVAAMCLQEKAASRPLIGDIVTALSYLASQHYDPKSCRTCPSTPRAKAHRRTTSCVPDAQRAADTLNWDAVDLRRKEARGGEFEEDLSEGCCSGSSSGRNDGLDVPVLLALHSGKSYSEADRDRKSAVKVDAHEKLRADPGKYSRQV
- the LOC119353386 gene encoding probable serine/threonine-protein kinase PBL7 isoform X2; translated protein: MSCFPCSGSSGKAGEDAAALSPSPRPSAAKPAPDRYNSRSSSSVRRGGSAPHGPAKIFTFRELAIATKNFRKDCLLGEGGFGRVYKGHMENGQVIAVKQLDRNGFQGNREFLVEVLMLSLLHHPNLVRLIGYCADGDQRLLVYEYMLLGSLENHLHDRPPDREPLDWNARMRIAVGAAKGLEYLHDKANPPVIYRDFKPSNILLSEDYYPKLSDFGLAKLGPVGENTHVSTRVMGTYGYCAPEYAMTGQLTVKSDVYSFGVVFLELVTGRRAIDHTKPDGESNLVAWARPMFRDRRKFCQMADPLLQGRYPKRGLYQALAVAAMCLQEKAASRPLIGDIVTALSYLASQHYDPKSCRTCPSTPRAKAHRRTTSCVPDAQRAADTLNWDAVDLRRKEARGGEFEEDLSEGCCSGSSSGRNDGLDVPVLLALHSGKSYSEADRDRKSAVKVDAHEKLRADPGKYSRQV